One Sagittula stellata E-37 genomic window carries:
- a CDS encoding polyprenyl synthetase family protein, translating into MKPHERLAADLVAEMAAVNDLIRERMASRHAPRIPEVTAHLVEAGGKRLRPMLTLASAKLCGYDGPYHVHLAATVEFIHTATLLHDDVVDESERRRGRPTANLLWDNKSSVLVGDYLFARSFQLMTETGNLRVLRILSDAAATIAEGEVLQLTAAQDLSTTEDIYLQVVRGKTAALFSAATEVGGVIAGRPEEDVRALFDYGDALGIAFQIVDDLLDYWGGDATGKNVGDDFRERKLTLPLIKAFAKADDAEKAFWKRVIEKGDQREGDLEEALRLLERHGALEETRQEALAWAERAKTAMQKLPSSGLRDLLIELSDYVVSRVN; encoded by the coding sequence ATGAAACCGCATGAACGCCTCGCAGCCGATCTGGTGGCCGAGATGGCGGCGGTGAACGACCTGATCCGGGAGCGTATGGCCTCCCGGCATGCACCCCGGATTCCGGAGGTGACAGCTCACCTCGTGGAGGCCGGAGGCAAACGGTTGCGGCCCATGCTGACACTCGCCTCGGCCAAGCTTTGCGGCTACGACGGCCCGTATCACGTGCACCTCGCCGCGACGGTGGAGTTCATCCACACCGCGACGCTGCTGCACGACGACGTCGTGGACGAAAGCGAGCGGCGCCGCGGACGGCCGACGGCGAATCTCCTTTGGGACAACAAGTCGTCGGTGCTGGTGGGCGACTACCTCTTTGCGCGCTCTTTCCAGTTGATGACCGAGACGGGCAACCTGCGTGTCCTGCGCATCCTGTCGGACGCGGCGGCCACCATCGCAGAGGGCGAGGTCCTGCAACTGACCGCGGCGCAGGACCTGTCGACGACCGAGGACATCTACTTGCAGGTGGTCCGCGGCAAGACCGCCGCGCTGTTCTCGGCCGCGACCGAGGTGGGCGGCGTGATCGCCGGTCGGCCCGAAGAGGACGTGCGTGCGCTGTTCGACTACGGTGACGCGCTGGGGATTGCCTTCCAGATCGTCGACGACCTGCTGGACTATTGGGGCGGCGACGCGACCGGCAAGAACGTCGGCGACGACTTCCGCGAACGCAAGCTGACCCTGCCGCTGATCAAGGCCTTCGCCAAGGCCGACGACGCGGAAAAGGCGTTCTGGAAAAGGGTCATCGAGAAGGGCGACCAGCGCGAGGGCGACCTCGAAGAGGCGTTGCGCCTGCTCGAACGCCACGGCGCGCTCGAAGAAACCCGGCAAGAGGCCCTCGCCTGGGCGGAACGCGCGAAGACCGCCATGCAGAAGCTGCCGTCGAGCGGCCTGCGCGACCTGCTGATCGAGTTGAGCGACTATGTGGTGTCACGGGTCAACTGA
- a CDS encoding alpha/beta hydrolase → MTDYAFAETGGVPGAPLVFTFHGTGGDEHQFHDFPRQVLKDAHVISPRGDISEHGALRYFRRKAEGVYDMDDLWARTAAMTEFVEAAKARVGAQRVVGMGYSNGANILAAVVMRAPHLFTDLAFLHPLIPWDPAPQPGLQGARVLITAGERDPICPAPLTRSFESWMVAQGAEVDTLWHPGGHEIAQSEALALADFLAQTPKAR, encoded by the coding sequence ATGACTGACTACGCGTTTGCCGAGACCGGTGGCGTGCCCGGCGCGCCGCTGGTCTTCACCTTCCACGGCACGGGCGGCGACGAACACCAGTTCCACGACTTCCCCCGGCAGGTGCTGAAAGACGCGCATGTGATCTCGCCACGTGGGGACATCTCTGAACACGGGGCGCTGCGTTACTTCCGGCGCAAGGCGGAGGGCGTCTACGACATGGACGATCTCTGGGCACGCACGGCCGCAATGACGGAATTCGTCGAGGCTGCCAAGGCGCGTGTCGGCGCGCAGCGAGTCGTCGGCATGGGCTATTCCAACGGGGCGAACATCCTCGCAGCCGTCGTCATGCGCGCGCCGCACCTGTTTACCGACCTTGCTTTCCTGCATCCGCTGATCCCGTGGGATCCGGCCCCGCAGCCGGGCCTGCAAGGCGCCCGCGTTCTCATCACTGCAGGAGAACGCGACCCGATTTGCCCGGCGCCTCTCACACGGTCGTTCGAAAGCTGGATGGTGGCGCAGGGTGCAGAGGTCGACACGCTCTGGCATCCCGGCGGCCACGAGATCGCACAGTCGGAGGCTCTGGCGCTCGCAGATTTCCTTGCGCAAACGCCCAAAGCCCGCTGA
- a CDS encoding DUF2007 domain-containing protein: MEELLRTTDITVIPLAKTLLDAEGIASFELDVNMSVLEGSIGILPRRLMVLSSDLDRARRLMEEAGVDIAR; the protein is encoded by the coding sequence ATGGAAGAGCTTCTGCGCACCACCGACATCACCGTGATCCCGTTGGCCAAGACCCTTCTGGACGCTGAGGGTATAGCCAGCTTTGAGCTGGACGTAAACATGAGCGTCCTCGAAGGATCCATCGGCATATTGCCGCGCCGTCTGATGGTCCTGTCCAGCGATCTGGACCGGGCCCGACGCCTTATGGAGGAGGCCGGAGTGGACATTGCGCGCTGA
- a CDS encoding PilZ domain-containing protein has product MMKKRADRWPSAWGFELRSEDGDFAATIVNVSETGAFAEGSLPLAVGSRVKLMAMRQPVYASVVRISPRGVALSFETPLDAAQLQNLRQYRDLSLL; this is encoded by the coding sequence ATGATGAAGAAACGTGCGGACCGCTGGCCAAGCGCCTGGGGCTTTGAACTGCGTTCCGAAGACGGCGACTTTGCCGCCACCATAGTGAACGTGTCCGAAACAGGGGCATTCGCCGAGGGGAGCCTGCCCTTGGCGGTCGGGTCGCGGGTGAAACTCATGGCCATGCGTCAGCCGGTGTACGCAAGCGTCGTGCGCATCAGCCCCCGGGGCGTGGCCCTCTCGTTCGAGACGCCGCTAGATGCGGCGCAGCTCCAGAACCTGCGCCAATACCGCGATCTGAGCCTGCTTTAG
- the greA gene encoding transcription elongation factor GreA: MDKILITRAGFTALEAELKQLKSVERPAIIQAISEARELGDLKENAEYHSAREKQGFIEGRIKELESVIGLAEVIDPASLSGSVKFGATVTVVDEDTDEEKTWQIVGEHEASIEKGLLNVKSPIARALIGKEEGDSVEVRTPGGEKSYEILSVSYK; the protein is encoded by the coding sequence ATGGACAAGATCCTGATAACCCGCGCGGGCTTCACCGCGCTCGAAGCAGAATTGAAACAGCTCAAGTCCGTGGAGCGACCGGCCATCATCCAGGCCATCTCGGAGGCGCGCGAACTCGGCGATCTCAAGGAGAATGCCGAATACCATTCCGCGCGCGAAAAGCAGGGCTTCATCGAGGGGCGGATCAAGGAACTCGAAAGCGTGATCGGTCTGGCCGAGGTCATCGATCCGGCTTCGCTGTCTGGCTCCGTCAAGTTCGGCGCCACCGTGACCGTCGTCGACGAGGACACCGACGAGGAGAAGACCTGGCAGATCGTGGGCGAACACGAAGCCTCGATCGAAAAGGGGCTCCTGAACGTGAAATCGCCCATCGCGCGTGCCCTGATCGGCAAGGAAGAGGGTGACAGCGTCGAAGTGCGCACGCCCGGCGGCGAGAAGTCTTACGAGATCCTTTCGGTCTCCTACAAGTAA
- a CDS encoding molybdopterin-binding protein encodes MPLKPPPLRNDCFALPPGVDWTPVDTALTMLQRRLAPVVAREHVPLDAGLGRVLAEDLLAYRSNPPEANTAVDGYGFAGGSVGAGDVVLPLVEGRSAAGAPFAGRVPEGSAVRVLTGAALPEGVDTVVLDEDCATGDGQVAFRGPVKRGANTRKAGEDVAEGALALSAGRVLTPADLALAAAVGHSALPVFSRLRIGVLSTGDEIVEPGNRAAPGQIFDANRPMLLSMATRFGYEAIDLGHVRDNRDVLRARLDGAVGAVDAILTSGGASAGDEDHVSALLRDTGALAEWRIALKPGRPLALGMWQGVPVFGLPGNPVAAFVCTLVFARPAMGLLAGTGWQAPVGFDVPSAFTKRKKPGRREYLRARIREGRAEVFASEGSGRVSGLSWAEGFVELDDGARDIAPGDIVRFIPFGSFGL; translated from the coding sequence ATGCCGCTGAAACCGCCCCCCTTGCGCAACGATTGTTTTGCCCTTCCCCCGGGTGTCGACTGGACGCCGGTCGACACGGCCCTGACGATGCTGCAGCGACGATTGGCGCCGGTCGTCGCCCGCGAGCACGTTCCGCTGGACGCTGGCCTGGGGCGGGTGCTGGCAGAAGACCTGTTGGCGTACAGATCCAACCCGCCAGAGGCCAACACCGCCGTAGACGGCTACGGTTTTGCCGGTGGCTCTGTCGGCGCGGGTGACGTGGTGCTGCCGCTGGTGGAGGGCCGTTCCGCCGCCGGGGCGCCGTTCGCGGGCCGCGTCCCCGAAGGGTCCGCTGTGCGGGTGCTGACCGGCGCGGCCTTGCCGGAGGGCGTCGACACCGTCGTTTTGGACGAGGATTGCGCCACGGGCGATGGGCAGGTGGCCTTTCGCGGGCCGGTGAAGCGTGGTGCGAACACTCGCAAAGCGGGCGAGGACGTGGCCGAGGGCGCCTTGGCCCTGTCTGCCGGGCGCGTCCTGACTCCGGCCGATCTGGCGCTGGCCGCTGCAGTGGGTCACTCCGCCCTGCCCGTTTTCTCGCGGCTGCGGATCGGGGTGCTGTCCACCGGCGACGAGATCGTCGAGCCCGGCAACAGGGCGGCCCCGGGGCAGATCTTCGACGCCAACCGCCCGATGCTGCTGAGCATGGCAACGCGCTTCGGTTACGAAGCAATCGATCTGGGGCACGTGCGCGACAACCGGGATGTCCTGCGGGCCCGACTGGACGGAGCGGTCGGCGCGGTGGACGCGATCCTGACCTCGGGCGGGGCATCGGCAGGCGACGAAGACCATGTTTCCGCGCTGTTGCGCGACACCGGCGCCCTTGCCGAATGGCGCATCGCCCTGAAACCCGGGCGGCCGCTGGCGCTTGGCATGTGGCAGGGTGTTCCGGTGTTCGGTCTGCCGGGCAACCCGGTGGCGGCCTTCGTCTGCACGCTGGTCTTCGCACGTCCCGCCATGGGGCTTCTGGCCGGAACCGGCTGGCAGGCGCCAGTGGGATTCGACGTCCCCTCCGCTTTCACGAAACGGAAGAAACCGGGCCGTCGGGAATACCTGCGCGCCCGCATCCGCGAAGGCCGCGCAGAGGTCTTCGCCTCCGAAGGATCGGGCCGGGTGTCGGGACTGAGCTGGGCTGAGGGCTTTGTGGAACTGGACGACGGCGCCAGAGACATCGCGCCGGGCGACATTGTCCGGTTTATCCCGTTCGGCAGTTTCGGGCTGTAG
- a CDS encoding YdcH family protein, giving the protein MSLSSHLQELKKKHHALSEAVEQAQRAPSTDDLQIAHLKKQKLRIKEEITRLSTAVA; this is encoded by the coding sequence ATGAGCTTGAGTTCGCATCTGCAGGAACTGAAGAAGAAGCACCATGCCCTGTCCGAGGCCGTGGAGCAGGCGCAACGCGCGCCCAGTACCGACGACCTGCAAATCGCGCACCTGAAGAAGCAGAAATTGCGGATCAAAGAGGAGATCACGCGCCTTTCGACTGCCGTCGCCTGA
- a CDS encoding calcium-binding protein, which yields MPTTRDDNLFGTDMADFIALLEGNDTYHGLEGNDTIDGEAGDDVLWGGLDDDWLKGGIGYDLLLGGEGNDTIEGGLDNDTMDGEAGNDLMLGGEGDDWMKGEDGNDTMDGESGNDTVEGGLGDDWMKGEQGRDLMLGGEGNDTIEGGLDDDTMDGEAGNDLMLGGEGDDWMKGEDGNDTMDGESGNDTVEGGLGDDWMKGEQGRDLMLGGEGNDTIEGGLDDDTMDGEAGNDLMLGGEGDDWMKGEDGNDTMDGESGNDLIEGGAGADWLKGEGGNDTLFGGAGDDLLVGGDGADVFVFAQESGFDIVADFQDGIDKVNLTDLWGGVISIFDTAEGALVSVEGYDVALFMDIAASALGFDDLVF from the coding sequence ATGCCGACAACCCGCGACGACAATCTGTTTGGGACAGACATGGCCGATTTTATCGCTCTCCTTGAGGGCAATGACACGTACCACGGCCTTGAAGGCAACGACACGATCGATGGCGAGGCCGGTGACGACGTGTTGTGGGGCGGTCTCGATGACGACTGGCTCAAGGGGGGCATCGGCTACGATCTGCTGTTGGGTGGCGAAGGCAACGACACCATCGAGGGCGGGCTGGACAACGACACCATGGACGGTGAAGCCGGAAACGACCTCATGCTGGGCGGCGAAGGCGACGACTGGATGAAAGGCGAGGACGGCAACGACACCATGGACGGCGAGTCCGGCAATGACACGGTCGAAGGCGGGCTTGGCGACGACTGGATGAAGGGTGAACAGGGCCGCGACCTGATGCTTGGCGGCGAAGGCAACGACACCATCGAGGGCGGGCTGGACGACGACACCATGGACGGTGAAGCCGGGAACGACCTCATGCTGGGCGGCGAAGGCGACGACTGGATGAAGGGTGAGGACGGCAACGACACCATGGACGGCGAGTCCGGCAATGACACGGTCGAAGGCGGGCTTGGCGACGACTGGATGAAGGGTGAACAGGGCCGCGACCTGATGCTTGGCGGCGAAGGCAACGACACCATCGAGGGCGGGCTGGACGACGACACCATGGACGGTGAAGCCGGGAACGACCTCATGCTGGGCGGCGAAGGCGACGACTGGATGAAGGGTGAGGACGGCAACGACACCATGGACGGCGAGTCCGGCAATGACTTGATCGAGGGCGGTGCCGGAGCTGACTGGCTGAAGGGCGAAGGTGGCAACGACACGCTGTTCGGGGGCGCGGGCGATGACCTTCTGGTCGGGGGCGACGGCGCAGATGTGTTTGTTTTCGCACAGGAAAGCGGCTTCGACATTGTTGCGGACTTCCAGGACGGCATCGACAAGGTCAATCTGACCGACCTGTGGGGCGGTGTAATCTCTATCTTCGATACGGCCGAGGGCGCATTGGTCAGCGTCGAAGGCTACGACGTGGCCCTGTTCATGGACATCGCCGCCTCTGCGCTCGGGTTCGACGATCTGGTCTTCTGA
- a CDS encoding electron transfer flavoprotein-ubiquinone oxidoreductase, producing the protein MSEIEREAMEYDVVIVGGGPAGLSAAIRLKQLDPELSVVLLEKGSEVGAHILSGAVLDPCGLDALIPDWKEKGAPVTVPVKKDNFYILGEEGKVRIPNWPMPSLMDNHGKYIVSMGNVCRWMAEQGEELGVEIFPGMACSELVYGDNGEVKGVVAGVFGLEPDGSYGPNTEPGMELHGKYVFLAEGVRGSLSKEVIAKYDLSKGKEPQKFGLGMKEIWEIDPAKHREGTVTHTMGWPLGSNAGGGSFIYHLDNNQVYVGFVVHLNYKNPHLYPYMEFQRFKHHPMVADLLAGGKRVAYGARAISEGGYQSMPKMVAPGVALLGCSVGMVNVPRIKGNHNAMLSGKAAAEAAYAAIKADRAGDELTDYETEVRDGAIGKDLKPVRNVKPMWSKWGMAPSLALGGLDMWTNSLLGFSFFGTLGHGKTDAEATGKASDFTPIEYPKPDGKLSFDRLTNVSYSFTNHEESQPAHLKLKDPAVPLKNLATYAGPSQRYCPAGVYEFVEKDGDKQFVINFQNCVHCKTCDIKDPAQNINWTVPQGGDGPNYPNM; encoded by the coding sequence ATGAGCGAGATCGAGCGCGAAGCGATGGAATACGACGTGGTGATTGTCGGGGGCGGCCCTGCCGGCCTCTCTGCCGCGATCCGCCTGAAGCAGCTTGACCCCGAACTTTCGGTTGTCCTGCTAGAGAAAGGTTCCGAAGTGGGCGCGCACATCCTGTCCGGGGCGGTCCTGGACCCGTGTGGGCTCGACGCGCTGATCCCCGACTGGAAGGAAAAAGGCGCGCCGGTCACCGTTCCTGTGAAGAAGGACAACTTCTACATCCTTGGGGAAGAGGGCAAGGTCCGCATCCCGAACTGGCCGATGCCGTCGCTGATGGACAACCACGGCAAGTACATCGTCTCCATGGGCAACGTCTGCCGCTGGATGGCAGAGCAGGGCGAGGAACTGGGCGTCGAGATCTTCCCGGGCATGGCATGTTCTGAACTCGTCTATGGTGACAACGGCGAGGTGAAGGGCGTCGTCGCCGGGGTCTTCGGGCTTGAGCCGGACGGCTCCTACGGGCCGAACACCGAACCGGGCATGGAACTGCACGGCAAGTACGTCTTCCTGGCCGAGGGTGTGCGCGGCTCGCTCTCGAAAGAGGTGATCGCGAAGTACGACCTGTCGAAGGGCAAGGAGCCGCAGAAGTTCGGCCTCGGCATGAAGGAAATCTGGGAAATCGACCCGGCCAAGCACCGCGAGGGCACGGTCACCCACACCATGGGTTGGCCACTGGGTTCGAACGCCGGGGGCGGGTCGTTCATTTACCACCTCGACAACAACCAGGTTTATGTCGGCTTCGTGGTGCACCTGAATTACAAGAACCCGCACCTCTATCCCTACATGGAATTCCAGCGTTTCAAGCATCACCCGATGGTCGCGGACCTGCTGGCCGGCGGCAAGCGCGTGGCCTACGGCGCGCGGGCGATCTCGGAAGGCGGCTACCAGTCGATGCCGAAAATGGTCGCGCCGGGCGTGGCGCTTCTGGGTTGCTCGGTGGGCATGGTCAACGTGCCGCGCATCAAGGGCAACCACAACGCGATGCTCTCGGGAAAGGCCGCGGCGGAAGCCGCCTATGCCGCGATCAAGGCAGACCGCGCGGGCGACGAATTGACCGATTACGAGACCGAGGTGCGCGATGGCGCCATCGGCAAGGACCTGAAGCCGGTGCGCAACGTGAAGCCGATGTGGTCGAAATGGGGCATGGCCCCGTCGCTGGCGCTTGGCGGGCTGGACATGTGGACCAACAGTCTGCTCGGTTTTTCGTTCTTCGGCACGCTGGGCCATGGCAAGACCGACGCGGAAGCGACGGGCAAGGCGTCGGACTTCACGCCGATCGAGTATCCAAAGCCCGACGGCAAGCTGTCCTTCGACCGGCTGACCAACGTCTCCTACTCGTTCACCAACCACGAAGAGAGCCAGCCCGCGCACCTGAAGCTGAAGGACCCGGCAGTCCCGTTGAAGAACCTCGCGACCTACGCCGGACCGTCGCAACGGTATTGCCCGGCGGGCGTCTACGAGTTCGTGGAGAAGGACGGCGACAAGCAGTTCGTCATCAACTTCCAGAACTGCGTGCACTGCAAGACCTGCGATATCAAGGACCCGGCCCAGAACATCAACTGGACGGTTCCGCAGGGCGGCGACGGTCCGAATTATCCGAACATGTGA
- a CDS encoding tRNA1(Val) (adenine(37)-N6)-methyltransferase: MLGGRVTVLQPRQGYRAGTDPVILAASVQACAGETVLELGCGGGAALCCLGWRVPGLTLTGLEIQPGYADLARRNLAGNGLAGEIHEGDVAAPPAALKARSFDHVIANPPYFETGKGLLALDGGRGRGRTGDVPLSVWVETAARRLKPRGHATFIQRVERLPELMAAMQAVLGGLELLPLLPRPGRPPRLVLLRGRKEARTPFRFYPPKVIHPEDVMGNGRKNYSECFFSVMMEGAALTFEPEIG, encoded by the coding sequence ATGCTTGGCGGGCGGGTGACGGTCCTGCAGCCGCGCCAGGGCTATCGGGCGGGCACCGACCCGGTGATCCTCGCCGCATCGGTTCAGGCCTGTGCCGGAGAGACGGTGCTGGAGCTGGGCTGCGGTGGAGGCGCGGCGCTTTGCTGTCTCGGCTGGCGCGTGCCGGGGCTGACCCTGACAGGGCTGGAGATTCAGCCGGGCTATGCCGATCTCGCCCGCCGGAACCTTGCCGGCAACGGGCTTGCGGGCGAGATCCACGAGGGCGACGTTGCCGCGCCGCCCGCGGCGTTGAAAGCCCGCAGTTTCGACCACGTGATCGCCAATCCCCCTTATTTCGAGACCGGAAAGGGGCTGCTGGCGCTGGACGGTGGACGGGGTAGGGGGCGCACCGGCGACGTGCCGCTTTCGGTCTGGGTCGAGACGGCGGCCCGCCGCCTGAAGCCACGCGGGCACGCGACCTTCATCCAGCGGGTGGAACGGCTGCCCGAACTGATGGCCGCCATGCAGGCGGTGCTGGGGGGACTGGAACTGCTCCCGCTTCTGCCGCGCCCCGGACGTCCGCCGCGACTCGTTCTGCTGCGCGGGCGGAAAGAGGCGCGCACCCCCTTCAGGTTCTATCCGCCGAAGGTGATTCACCCTGAGGATGTGATGGGAAACGGGCGAAAGAATTACTCCGAATGCTTCTTTTCCGTCATGATGGAAGGGGCGGCGTTAACTTTCGAACCCGAAATCGGCTGA